In the Pantoea sp. Aalb genome, one interval contains:
- the tyrS gene encoding tyrosine--tRNA ligase — MSIGSNLILTLKERGLISSHHLTDEKGLAERLLKSPITLYCGFDPTADSLHLGHLIPLICLKWFQNAGHKPIILIGGATGLIGDPSFKAVERKLNSKEIVNKWIKKISHQILNFLSFNCGTNSAIIVNNYDWFSNINILTFLRDIGKHFSINQMINRESVKQRLNREDQGISFTEFSYNLLQSYDFAELNKRYNVILQIGGTDQWGNIISGIDLTRRLYKQPTWGLTLPLITKSDGTKFGKSESNTIWLDVNKTSFYKFYQFWINTADSDVYRFLKFFTFMSLEEIKILEEEDKNSNKTPRAQHILAEHVTRIVHGEYGFIIAKRITDSLFSEKIDVLTQIELQELAQDGMPTITLIPGDDLQKALVLSKMVLSRSQARKMIASNAVSINGKKNTNPKYCFTEKDKLFNRFTIFRLGKKQYCLINWNNG, encoded by the coding sequence ATGTCTATTGGTAGTAACTTGATACTAACATTAAAAGAAAGAGGGTTAATATCCTCTCATCATTTAACGGATGAAAAAGGTTTAGCAGAACGACTTTTAAAGTCACCAATTACACTTTATTGTGGTTTTGATCCTACTGCTGATAGCTTACATTTAGGCCATTTGATTCCATTAATTTGTCTCAAGTGGTTTCAAAATGCTGGACATAAACCTATCATATTAATAGGAGGAGCTACTGGTCTCATTGGTGATCCTAGTTTTAAAGCAGTGGAACGTAAGCTTAATAGTAAGGAAATCGTTAATAAGTGGATAAAGAAAATTTCTCATCAAATTTTAAATTTTCTTAGTTTTAACTGTGGTACTAATAGTGCTATTATTGTTAATAATTACGATTGGTTTAGTAATATAAATATACTTACTTTTCTACGTGATATTGGTAAACATTTCTCGATTAATCAAATGATTAATCGAGAATCGGTTAAGCAACGTTTAAATAGAGAGGATCAAGGTATTTCTTTTACTGAATTCTCTTATAATCTTCTACAAAGTTATGATTTTGCCGAATTAAATAAACGTTATAACGTTATTTTACAAATTGGTGGAACTGATCAATGGGGTAATATTATATCAGGCATCGATTTAACAAGGCGTCTATATAAACAACCTACTTGGGGATTAACCTTACCCTTAATAACAAAATCTGATGGTACTAAGTTTGGAAAAAGTGAAAGTAATACTATTTGGTTAGATGTAAATAAAACTAGCTTTTATAAATTTTATCAATTTTGGATTAATACTGCAGATTCAGATGTATATCGTTTTCTTAAGTTCTTTACTTTTATGAGTCTTGAAGAGATAAAAATCTTAGAAGAAGAAGATAAAAATAGTAATAAAACACCACGTGCACAACACATTTTAGCTGAACATGTTACACGTATTGTACATGGAGAATACGGCTTTATTATAGCAAAACGTATTACAGATAGTCTATTTTCGGAGAAAATTGATGTTCTGACTCAAATTGAACTACAAGAATTAGCACAAGATGGAATGCCTACTATTACTCTAATCCCAGGAGATGATTTGCAGAAAGCCTTAGTACTTTCAAAAATGGTATTATCACGTAGTCAAGCACGTAAAATGATTGCTTCTAATGCGGTATCAATCAATGGTAAAAAAAATACTAATCCAAAATATTGTTTTACTGAAAAAGATAAACTCTTTAATCGTTTTACTATATTTCGTTTAGGTAAAAAACAATATTGTTTAATTAATTGGAATAATGGTTAA
- the pdxH gene encoding pyridoxamine 5'-phosphate oxidase, with product MSNCNKLQDIAYLRREYTRGGLSSKDLPSNPLVLFNTWLQQACAAQLPDPTAMTVATVNNNGQPYQRTVLLKQYDENGMVFYTNLGSRKSLQLLNNPKVSLHFFWHLLERQVMLLGKVEKLSSLEVLKYFHSRPYESQVGAWVSKQSTNIPTRKILEKRFFEFKKKFQPGKVPLPDFWGGFRVKYYTIEFWQGGEYRLHDRFIYQIKNNNWMINRLSP from the coding sequence ATGAGTAACTGTAATAAATTACAAGACATTGCCTATCTAAGACGTGAATACACTCGTGGTGGATTAAGCAGTAAAGATTTACCTAGTAATCCCTTAGTTTTATTTAATACATGGTTGCAGCAAGCTTGTGCAGCACAATTACCAGATCCTACTGCAATGACAGTAGCAACAGTTAATAACAATGGTCAACCATATCAGAGAACTGTACTTTTAAAACAATATGATGAAAATGGTATGGTATTTTATACTAATCTTGGTAGTCGTAAATCTTTACAATTATTAAATAATCCAAAAGTTTCATTACATTTTTTTTGGCATTTATTAGAACGTCAAGTTATGTTGCTTGGTAAAGTAGAAAAGTTATCTTCACTAGAAGTATTAAAATATTTTCATAGTCGTCCATATGAAAGCCAAGTTGGTGCATGGGTATCAAAGCAGTCAACTAATATCCCTACACGTAAAATTTTAGAAAAAAGATTTTTTGAATTCAAAAAAAAATTTCAACCTGGTAAAGTACCTTTACCAGATTTTTGGGGTGGATTTCGTGTTAAATATTACACTATAGAATTTTGGCAAGGTGGAGAATATCGATTACATGATCGTTTTATCTATCAGATTAAAAATAATAATTGGATGATTAATAGATTATCTCCATAA